The Planctomycetota bacterium region GACATCCAAATGGTGAAGTCGCTCGGCGCGGCATACGGGAAGCTCACCGAGCAGATCTCGCGCGTCATCGTGGGCCAGCAGAGCGTGATCGAGCAGGTGCTCGTGGCCGTCTTCTGCCGCGGGCACGCGCTGCTCGTCGGCGTGCCCGGCCTCGCCAAGACGCTGCTCGTGAGCACCATCGCCCGCGTGCTGCACCTGTCGTTCAAGCGCATCCAGTTCACCCCCGACCTGATGCCCAGCGACATCACGGGCACCGACGTGCTGGAGGAGGACCGCACCACGGGGCGGCGCGTCTTCCGCTTCGTGCGCGGCCCGCTCTTCGCCAACATGATCCTGGCCGACGAGATCAACCGCACGCCGCCCAAGACCCAGGCCGCGCTGCTCGAGGCCATGCAGGAGCGCATGGTCACCGTGGGCGAAGAGGACTACAGGCTGCCCGACCCCTTCTTCGTGCTCGCCACGCAGAACCCGATCGAGCAGGAAGGCACCTATCCCCTGCCCGAGGCTCAGCTCGACCGCTTCATGTTCATGATCATGGTGGACTACCCCTCGCCCGACGAGGAGTTGAGCATCATGAAGATGGTGACCGGCACGTACGAGGCGGACCTCGGCATCGCCCTGACGGGCGAGGACATCGTGAAGCTCCAGCAGATTGTGCGGCGGGTGCCCGCGGCCGAGCACGTGTTTCAGTACGCGCGCGATCTCGCCCGCGCCACGCGGCCGAACCAGCCCGAGGCGCCTGGGTTCGTCAACGAGCTCGTGCAGTGGGGCGCCGGGCCGCGCGCCAGCATCTACCTGATGCTCGCCGCCAAGGCCCGCGCCATCCTCCACGGCCGCTATCACGCCACCACCGAGGACGTGCGGGCCATGGCCCTCCCCGTCCTGCGCCATCGCGTCATCACCACCTTCAATGCCGAGGCCGCCGGCATCAAGGCCGACCAGGTGGTCGAGCGACTGCTGGCCGAGATCAGGCCGAGGGTCGAAGAGCCTGTGGCTGTGGGGCGCTAGCTGACAGGACCTCCGCTGGGCGGGCCCGACTGGTTTCACTTGTCCCACAGGTCCCACCCGTCCCACCGGACCCGTGGGACTCCTAAGACCAGTGGGACCCGTGAGACGAGTGAGAAGCATCCATGGCCGAACCAACGACTGCCCCGAAGTACATGCGCCTCCTCGACCCCGAGGCCCTCTCGAAGATCGGGCGGCTCGAGCTGCTGGCCCGCGGCGTAGTCGAGGGCTTCGTGGCCGGCCGCCACCGCAGCCCCTACCGGGGCTTCTCCGTCGAATTCGCCGACCACCGCGAGTACGTCCCAGGCGACGACCCCGACGACCTCGACTGGCGCGTCTACGCCAAGTCTGACCGCTATTACATCAAGCGCTACATCGAGGAGACCAACCTCCGCTCGATCATCCTGCTCGACGCCTCGGGCTCGATGAAGTACACCGGCGACCAGGCGGCCCGCCGCAACGGCAAGCGCCTCTCGAAGTTCGAATACGGCCAGTACCTCGCCGCCAGCCTCGCCCACCTCATGATCCACCAGCAGGACGCCGTGGGGCTCGTGACCTTCGACACCAGGGTCCGCCGCTACATCCCCGCCCGCAGCCGCTCCAGCCACCTGCGCTCCATCCTCGAGGAGCTGGACAAGACCGAGCCGGGCG contains the following coding sequences:
- a CDS encoding MoxR family ATPase, translating into MVKSLGAAYGKLTEQISRVIVGQQSVIEQVLVAVFCRGHALLVGVPGLAKTLLVSTIARVLHLSFKRIQFTPDLMPSDITGTDVLEEDRTTGRRVFRFVRGPLFANMILADEINRTPPKTQAALLEAMQERMVTVGEEDYRLPDPFFVLATQNPIEQEGTYPLPEAQLDRFMFMIMVDYPSPDEELSIMKMVTGTYEADLGIALTGEDIVKLQQIVRRVPAAEHVFQYARDLARATRPNQPEAPGFVNELVQWGAGPRASIYLMLAAKARAILHGRYHATTEDVRAMALPVLRHRVITTFNAEAAGIKADQVVERLLAEIRPRVEEPVAVGR
- a CDS encoding DUF58 domain-containing protein → MAEPTTAPKYMRLLDPEALSKIGRLELLARGVVEGFVAGRHRSPYRGFSVEFADHREYVPGDDPDDLDWRVYAKSDRYYIKRYIEETNLRSIILLDASGSMKYTGDQAARRNGKRLSKFEYGQYLAASLAHLMIHQQDAVGLVTFDTRVRRYIPARSRSSHLRSILEELDKTEPGAETALPPIFHDIAERIHRRGLIIIISDLFDDPEQMINALHHFRYRKHEVIVLHVMAEEEFSFPFDRWSLFRDLEVAGQKVQLDPRSIRAAYLDEIQKFIGRLERGCGQMNVDYVPMTTRRDFDVALTTYLARRRSLTK